DNA from Cotesia glomerata isolate CgM1 unplaced genomic scaffold, MPM_Cglom_v2.3 scaffold_149, whole genome shotgun sequence:
ATTTAATCACTTTCATAGGGAATATAACAATTGAGAAGAAGGAGTGACCTTGGTgaaataagtatttatatacaaaatattgatattaatttattttattcagacTTTGATTTTATATAAACTTTGAGCTATTAAAATACTAGATATTTCTTTACTAACtaactttcaataaaaactataactataatataaaagtaaGAAATTAATTGCAGTTTCAGTTCACAAAATCTAgattaacatatattttttactgttagaatttaaattttttatgttataagaatataatttttctatatattattattaaaatactgTCATACGTAGATAAATAGCTTAACATaacaaaagttttaattttttatatcagttttctatatcaaaaaaaagttttcggTGTAAAAACAAGATTGAATTTAGtgagttaactttttttttctttgaaaatcgaatcagaaatattatttggaaCATTTGTctcaattttgaatttttgtttctctgagcaaagttttttttcatttctgaGTACATTGGAGTAATCGAAATTGACGtgaatatttgaaataaaattagatgttttaaaaaaagacgatgaatttttttaaaataacttgaatgctgtacgaaaaatttttcctttacgttatttaattttttcattcattaagaaataattttaagtaaattttagtgagacattttttcgttttcgttataatttgaattttctatatctataacgaaaaaattcaaatctctTTACcgattactattattattttactacgaaaataaaaaattagttgtataaaattaacttaatattatctatttaaaaagaGTTGTAATTAGCTGTTTGTTTGAGagaattactttttaatatttttaatttgatttcgtTCACCACGATGGCTTAAGAAATATGAGACAAAAACTcgctaaatgaaaaaaaaattcaaacttgcgatgaaaaactaaaagttaattttgtttCAACAGTCCAGTGAAGATACGTATTATTCAggattcttcatttttttttctgcactTGTGATAGATCGTcccaaatatttattaattctattCCGCTCCACACTTTCCATGTCGCGggacaaatttctttttttcaagaaCTTCCTATACTGTTTTTCTAATACAACTTTTTTTGCTGGAGTCAATGGTAATTTGTTTCTGTTTCTGCCCATTACTTTGACAGCTCGAAGCGCCAGATTTTTATAACCCCAAATAGCATGAGACATTATCGTTATAAATTTGGCGGGTCTATATTCTCGAAAGGCCTCAGTGTACGCAAGGCTAGGAATAAATATGTTCCCTCCGATGTAAACTGGATTTGTTACATCCTCTTCCTCGTCATCGGTTAGGTTTCGTCGTTCGGGTCGTTCTCGATTTCGTTGATCTCGTTCCAACCTGTTTCGTCGTTCTTGTTCCCGTTCCATTCGATCTCGTTGTTGTTGTTCTCGGTGTTCTCGTTCTCGTTGCTCTCGACGTTCTCGTTCTTGTTGCTCTCGACGTTCTCGTTCTTGTTGCTCTCGACGTTCTCGGTGCTCTCGACACTCTCGTTCTCGGTGCTCTTGACGCCTCGTCCTCGTTGTTCTCGTTCTCGTTCTCGTTCTCGTTGTTCTCGTTCACGTTGCTCTCGACACCTCGTTCTCGTTGTTCTCGTTCTCGGTGTTCTTGACGCTCTCGTCCTCGTTGTTTTCGTTCTCGTTGATCTTTTGTCGTTTTAGTTCCTTTAATCTGTGTTGCTCTTCCTCTAATATTTTTGCTCTTCTAGATCCTGAGGTTCTTGTTCACGATTATCTTGTTCCAGTTGCTCTTGTCGgctttgtttttgttttagtTCTTTTAGTCGCTGTTGTCGTTCTTCTTCTAATAGTAACTTATTATTCTGCTCGTTTCTTTTATCGATCATTCCACCAATGGCATGGATTTgtaattcctaaaaaaaagtagtgaTCTTATAATTACTGTCTTTCcactttaaatattatttaatttctataCTCTACATGACTTaatattacttaaaattttgttgttaagTTATATGATTACTATGATCGATTACATATCTCTATTgtaaagtatttttatcacCTGGTTGCTGAATCTGCAtagtttaagaattaattatttagagcTACCATTTCATAAATAAGCAATATCgtttcactaatttttttcaatattctcttatactgtataaatataattattgaaagataattaACAATCGACCGTAAATTTTCCCCATTTATTCTGTGTGCTCTCTGAATATCATTGAAGGCCAAGTTTACTTGTATTATTTAATCCAAATTTAatcactttaaaatttttctgaccTACcgataaaattctaaataaaattgacaaataATTGGTCTGGACTACTTCTAATTTTGATGAATTGCGGTAGAAAGCTTTCACTTGTCCTAGGATAAAGTTTTACTAGAGAAATAACattatttcagaaaatttatgCAAAATTGAAGGATTTCTATGTTTTTAGCTTACTCCTTAATAATCTTGAGAACTATGACAGTTACgaaagaaaataattcaattttgcTTAGAAGAAAATCTTGAAAGCTacgaaaacaaaaaatattagaaatatatATTGTACGTTTTTGCACAGtcacagtttttttttattattttaataggagaaaatcgataatttacgtaaaattttttgccaaaaacaaaatattaagtaaaacCTTACATCTACATCAAAATTTAGTTCCGGTAAATAGTTCCCGtatatattcaatttttaatcccacaattttttctatgaaaatacagacatcatttcttaactattaaagGTAATTATGCTTGAAAAGTATAAGGTTGAAACAATAAATGTTGTTTAACATCTGGCTTCTTTttctgaagaaaaattttcctttcaacatttgaattttcattttcatttaaaataaaaaactcatATTCACTTCATTGAACTACAAGTTTAAgagctaaattaaattattctgcTTAACCGTATATAAACGTATACTATTGGGCTGAATTCATTAATTGAACTGATTAACTGGACCAAGCCTGGAGTTGAATCTAAATATTGGTCCAGATTCCTCAAAAATCCCTATTTCAAGATAAGTCTTAGATTCCAATGACTTTTATATTAaccaaaattaaattcttcgaACTTACTTTAgacaatttcattattaatgtcatgaatataattatcattatataaTACTATTACTATCCATTATTCTTGTATGATTCATATAATTGAGTTTAAATTTAGTCTTTTAGGATTTTTaagaatcatttaaaaattaaattaatgtaaatagttATCACCAATTTAGTACATATATAccattaattatcaaatatattattaatccCTGACATGGAGctatcttttaaatttattacctGGTCTACTGCGTTTCGTCCTTCATGTTCTGAATCAGTAGAAACTTGTGTATTCGAAAATATATTATCTTCCGAAGTACCTTCTTCATTTCGAATAATTGGATCATATTCATGATCATTATCTTCTTGTTCGGTTGTATGATCTACgtcattattgttgttttcatACTCATGTTCAATGGTACCTTCAACTGTATCATCTTCGTCATGAGTACTGTCTCCATCTTCTCCATCGCAGTCTGGAATTACTTCACCACTGCTATCGTCTCCCTTACTTCTTTGTTCTTCATATATTCGTAATATATCTTGactcgtaattttttttgcatgtgCTTCATTTTGTACTTTTACCTAATGGAAATGGAATGAAAGATACAATAAGTATAATATTTTAGtgacaaaaattttagttttatgtattattctttaatatttaCCTTTCGTTTTCTTTTAGTTGTTGTTAAGTCCATTGATTCATCACTGTCGTCAGACTTTTCCTCTAGTGAGGATAGATTTATCTTCGGTCGTCGTGATCTCAATCGTGGATTGTTAATATCCTCCATAGTATCTGAAATTTCCCATACTCATTACGATTACATTTTCAATTtgttgtataaattttttttctgtatattataagatatttCATGAATCAGCTTAAagttttcttaataattggATATGCAATTTTTACCAATTTAACAACAATTGtacaataaaaatcttttttttaatccaaagATTATCAAAAGCAATAAATTCGTATTTATTCAGCAATATATGATGATCCTAAAGTTAACTGACATGTAACactattttagtttttataataattaaattattatcaaaaaatttattcaaaaatttcacttttagcAATCACAAaagtgtaaattaaaaataatatttttattattatttattctttgtaCAAATTTCATAAACTATCAAATGTTTGCTAAATTCAGTACGTCATAATATATGACCACCTATGGGTGTTCGAGTCTAGGAGTCTGTTATAGATATATCGTAAAAATCTActacttaaattttattttcatttcgatagatataaaaaaaatttgaatttaataaaaattaaaatattttattaaatttacgtTATGCTTAATATAAATGTTTTTGAtgaaagaatttaatgaaaatctcatttttctatgtaaatttatattttctattttatggATTGAATTGTCATCGACTTCttcattatcaaaaaattcgtTCTTTTTATGAACTTCCagttataaatttcttttagaATTTGactacatttttaatttacatgattttttagttttatactaccatttcaaaattttctactatCCTACTGCTTTCATGCATTgtattttctattaataagCTTCTATTCTACAACATTACCTATTTTGCGAACCAGCAACCATTTCTGGGtagaaatgatatttttttttttttttttttatcaataatgttacaaatttcatatcattacgataaaatttataattattttgcatacttttcatttatttttaattaatttattagattaaAAGACTAGGGTAATGAAAGATTTTCAATTACACctgtaaattattgaatacTGTTTACTTTGAACAAGAATAAATCTAACTTAATTGTCACACTATTGTGCgttacatatataaatatctttttatatcaagaactttgaaaataattgattttataagatATATAATACAGTACCGTACAAAAtagtataaattttcaatttataatttatataaaaatatttatatcatcaaaatatgaaaataaagttagccgagagataaaaattgatagaatATTTTTCCTTGACAAATCTactataaaaaagttaactaaAAGTCATGTTTAAAGAAATTgtgaaaattcaaatgaaatttttttaaaatttccttccagttatgatttcattattaaagataattattaattttcaaacatctGATAACTTCTGTATTATCATTGAAATTTacagatattttaaaaaatttttaattttcataataaccAACCTctttgaaaacatttttttatcactattAAACCATTAAACTGTTcataacatttataaaaatattagtttCTTAAATTTccgttaaaaattattttttattacttacttGCTGTTTTAGAATCAAACATTTTACAGATTTTCCGGATTGCTGTACATAATACAATTTACCTTTTGTTGATTGactgtaatttttgaaattttgaatgtgCTTTGTTTCTACAATAAATTGTTTCTTCGACAAAACTGCTTCCACTTCAGCGTATTTCCACATGTTGACGTGCTCAGTATGACGTTTACttcataaataaaagttacagGCAGTGCGGCCAAATCGTGGGTAAAACGTTCTCCATCTCTTAGCGTTATAGACATCATGTGATTTTGTTTTAAGTGGGAGAACTCTCTCCTCACGTTTTAGCCGCACTGGTTACAGATTATCGGTGCCTGTACCGTGAAGAGCAaaccaacaaataaatttactcttGTTAGGTTTCGATGTTTTTATGTGTAATGAAAGATTGTTTGTGTACACATGCGTCACATGTACCATGTAAGGTTGACTCGATCATGAAAGATTTTGAGCCTTAAACCACGTGCTTTTCAGCCGGACCCGCTATTCACTGACCATTATATTCGCAGcaattatatatgtatttatttatttcataaaaataataaatacacgatatgatattttttattcaaagttttatttaattaattcatagaCTATTCAGTATTTTCTTTgatatattaatgaaaatgtGGTCTACTGCTCTCGAGCATTACAGaagttttgttttaattttttattagctcgTAAATTGCAAGcgattatatatttaattgtatttttatttgaatttatgaatttatgtaAATCAAAATTGAAAGATGTCTAAAATCACGGGTTTCTAAATTTACtggtttatatttatagatgtCTATTGTTTATAAGAATTCATATATtaataactgtcaatatttttataaatataaatattcaaatgtctTTTTACTGACCTCTGAATTcagttgattttattttatccaatgtatatatttatatttgatgagttttaaaattatccaaTTATATTGATGtctctttattttaatattataattttactattaattatttcataaagtgtgtaattattttaattgctaatatttttaatttctattttaatcgtgattgatattttgagttatttattttcagtgaataattttttcaattttgtttaaattgatgcttataaagatttttattttattgatttcttaatttacagatgtcgaaattttgatttttctactataccataaaatttttaacgagTACGAATCAATGACGAGCACTGTATGTAGAATAGttgtgttaaaataaaaatgcattttttttttcctatgtttcaaagatgaaaataaaattatgttttaacCGTCAAATATCtggaaaaaatcttttttctgcactgtaaaaaatgtatattgaATTTCACAATGGGCTCCTTGTAATCCTGGACCATAAAATCTactaatgatttttcaaagtatacattaaaattttctaaatgtcccATTGTTAATGTATGCGCACAGGCCATATTTCGCACTAATGCGCATCCATTTACTATgagacattttaaaatttaataagtaaacttttaaaaattattagtatatTTTATGTTTCAAGGTTACAAAGagcccataataaaatttaattaacatttttcacaATGCAACTTTGAAATTTTCCGCTGATTAATTCGAATTGCGTAGGCTGTATTAAGAAAACATTTCTCTAAATCTAAgactttttcaattttttctttgaataaatatataattatcattaacaattttttttaactgattGAGAATAGTTTCCCAGTTATTCAATTgcttattaaatactaaatttttaatttttaaagaaaaaaacagtGTAGGAGAGTTTGCTTGCTATATTTTCAACGTGTACAGTATatataaaacaaaagaaaCTAAATGTAAGaatgaatatttttcatcGAGGGGCTAAGACAGGATTACAGTTCAGTCGACAGATTACAATCTGTGTTTGTTGGAGCTTAAGtgatatgtatataatatttagatttCAACAACTGAAATTACGCTTTGTTAATCTCTGTCATTATAGAATATGAAATTTCTTTTGTAGGTTTGAGctttattattgttgaatatttatagTATTCATATCGCTAATGACTAAATATTATTCCTTTCAGTTTAAAAGAAGTCTaagtatcaaaaaatttatttatttttttacatacttAGAAAAAAGAATAAGATAAAAAGAAAGATTTTAAATCTCCTTGCCGAATATcttaattagaaaattaaatagtaagtATTTCATGCTTCGAGAGTAGAAcaatcgaataaaaaaaactataattattgtataggAAACTTATCCGAAAAAcgtaatttaagaaaaaagtgTAAGTCAGaattaaatctatattattttttttgtttaatcaaGCAATGTTTTTGGCATAGTTAAATTGATGAGTCGGAAATAATTTTCCGTACatttgaattttatgaaaaattcttattttgttaaagaaacagtaaataataactacaAATATTCGGTTCAATCactttcattataatattatttatgttttcatTTATCACTTTCTTAATAATTCGACTGAAATTTTAAcccttttttattcaaaaattatagctTTATCAAATTGAATAAGGATCAGTcaagtattttcttaactgTAATCatcaaataaatcattatgAAACTTCCAACGTTACGATTTCTCAACCAAAAAGACgggatttttattatttacttcatttaatataaaaaaaaaattttgtaattgctaatttttttcctaattgaTATATTTCTTGATTACAGAACAATAAACcctgaaaatgaaaatataattgtttttcttgaattacagaattataaaatccacaatgtttttttttatcaaattctgaAAACACTGGTTCCTAATGGTTCTCATCACTTTTTATtgtttcttaaatttaaaaattaatgaataaatatgtaGTAGAGAAACCAGTTTTTGCGTCgaacaaaagtttttttctcatgtacttttaaaagatttaaatGGAAAGCGATAAATACAGTACTTCTATAAAAAccctatttttcttttaacatttaaatagAAATCGGGAAGGGAAGAGAAAAAATAGCAGTCGAATAAAATTAGCTAGTTGTCGGAAAGTTTAATgagcaataataaaaaataaaaaattatgttttataaaaataacgagctattttcaatttttaggaGCTtctatatgaaaattttaagcttgAGAAAATACACAGCcgtaatacattttttaacttaaagattataattgtaatattttccggtaaaaactttttgagaaattgatttaaaatttcttaatgaaCAACGGAAGATActcgaaaataaattatgagtGATATTGGTGTTAATATCTGAATTTGTtttgattgttttttgttagcaaaaaaaaaattgtttgaatatttatttttactgttcaaataatttttataagaattggAATGTTTGTGAGAGAACATCAGATTTATAtcgtttttcaattttttgaaattttattattaaaaaaaaattgttttcttgttTAAGCTTAGCACCGGGCGGTGCGCGCAAGTTAAACgactaatttattatattttcaacTTCTAATGAAAATTATACGATGAATGCTATATCccaggaaaataaaatttaatcaagaattttttggcTATTTACAGAGCCTATTCAGGTTTTAGATATTTGCAATAGTTTTCGAAATTTTGCCTGAAAACCGAaccttaatttttattaattttattaatacatgtaaaatttgcaaatattgcttcaatttttctttacgtttacaaataaaatgacaaaTCGAACAACACATTAAATGTAATTATCCGTTGcggtaaaaaattgtaacccTAAGAACAGTAGttcgatatatatatatatatatatatatatatatatatatatatatatatatatatatatatatatatatatatatatatatatatatatatatatattatgctGCTCAGCTggaatagaaagaaaaattgtaagtGGGCCTCAGAGTTTACTTTTAAAACTGGTGGTGGGGAGAAACGAATCTCGAGTTCGACAGAAACATTCATCAGCTGTGCTGTTACTGTAGTATACAGCTGTATCAGATTGTCTAACTTTGTGCCTCGAGTACACGTAGTCAGATACGTATgtaatttgttttgttttaattattattctgaaCATTATTTCATAGTgtcaaaaattgttatattttataacactTCGTGATAATTGGAAGCAGAAacaattttatctatttaaacatataaattataagtgtagaagtattaaataatatacgtttaactttttcactttttcaattaagaattatttattcagcAAGATGCGCCGAGGGCCAtaccaaaaatatttagaCCGCTATGGTAACTGTGTAATACCTCGTTCAacatactataaaaaaaagaaacaacaTAATATAACTGTAAgtattaactttatttaaaaaaaaaaaaaaaaaaacaataatatatcATCAATGAATCTTTAAGAATTCGCTTGTAACATTTCTTcgaaatgtaaataaaaaaaaaaattttgcatagcagaaaatttataagttattgatcaataaaaaaattgcgcgGACAGTGGcatatcgataaaaaaatttcggaacttttaaaaattaattttttcaaaataaattctaaaacagttctacaatttttaatgttttactaacagtaagaaatatataattaaaaaatttgaattaaaaatgtattgtcAAAAGGCggtgttaaaattaaaaaaaaattcatcttatttgaaaaaataattctttttaatatgTAAGGATGTTACAGCTTTGATAAAAGGCattctatgaaaaaatttagaaaaaaaattaaaaattatttcattagaAACTTTTTTGATAATGAAATTGCAAATTACGTTTCGAAATAGTTCTGATCAGTTATATTTCATTCATTTCGATAGTGAGgtcaaaaagttttattttgcttgtgtgatcttataaattttaagtacaATTCAAAGATTATAGTTACACTATATTGTCTTATAGTTACGTTTCTTTCTGATCGCGGATACTACAGTTCATACTTccttcgaattatttttatgattaactCCGTAAATTATAATACAGTAAATTGAAATAAGGCACTGttcaaatacataaatatatattgaactaataaatcaaattgattttaaaataaagacaaaaattataagaaatgatttttaattaatcagaaAAAGTAGATCACAGTATTAAGTAgaagttgaaaaaatgaaacaaaaaattctttatgcaCTGTACGTTTTATTAAAGCGCTTAAGCatattcattttcaatttttgtaaaaaaaattttatttttataatttattgaagtatttaattttttcatattgcAGAAAGAGAGCCCAGAAGTGGACTACTCTTCAGTCACAGCCGTAGGAAATCCTTACTGTCACAGATCGAAGTATAATTCGGACAATATTGATAATAGCCAAGAATTGCAAGTTGTTGAAATTAGTGATGTATATTCGAGCAATCATATCGAAAATAGCGTggacaagaaaaattattcgaaCTTGTGGCTCCACGATGAATTAGATGACCATAAAAACATAACATACTTATGGTTTCacaatgagtataataaagaaattgaGGATAATGAAGCTTGGTTTGACGTAAACATATTCAcatgaaattaaaaacaaagtaaatgtcaacaatttttttttatattctaacTGTACTGGGATTTTTTGCTTGTGTAGGCTGAAGACATCTTGGATGAACCTTTTCATGAGCCTGCTTCAAATGACCTGCATGATGAGGTATTTctgaataatattattttaagtttataaatataaccTTCGAAAACTTAAAAGAACCACTCGAAAAGTAATTTTGATGCTGTCGGTAGCAATAAAAAAAGGGACAGTAAAAAGTAAAGACACAACAAAACTTATTGAAAAGCGTAGAATAAAAACAGTATTAGAGCtccttaataattaatttataagattATAATGTGGATTTCACTCATTATATGTTAAGtgcgatttttaaaaatttcaatatgaATTCAGCTTAAAAAACAAATGGAtctacaataattaataatttaattttttgtataaggaaatagaaaaaaagaaacaatttttttttcgttaatgaattaaaaaatatcgagAATCAAAAGTATCAcattttttatggaaatttttaaaacttgaaaCACAAGTCTATTGCTCAATATCGCGGCGAAAAAGTCTAatgtttttagtttatttatgtTCAAATCAGTCAGGCACggagaaaacaaaaaaataaagaagtaCATATAACAAATCCTGTACAACCCTATTAACTTTAAGAAATTGTACTGTGAGTAAAGTCCAGTAAAGAATAGATAATTCGATATTTCAGTTATTCGTtgatttccattttttttttaaattaagttaaataatatatttaataacataatctAATTAGTAAATTCATAATCGTTCACTGAAATGTTCCCAAGAAAACATGACATTAAAAGATGCTACTTTGTATAAATAAAGCAGAGCTTGATGGTTAAGTCGTCTATGAAACcgttttaaagattttttt
Protein-coding regions in this window:
- the LOC123273857 gene encoding probable serine/threonine-protein kinase kinX; translation: MEDINNPRLRSRRPKINLSSLEEKSDDSDESMDLTTTKRKRKVKVQNEAHAKKITSQDILRIYEEQRSKGDDSSGEVIPDCDGEDGDSTHDEDDTVEGTIEHEYENNNNDVDHTTEQEDNDHEYDPIIRNEEGTSEDNIFSNTQVSTDSEHEGRNAVDQELQIHAIGGMIDKRNEQNNKLLLEEERQQRLKELKQKQSRQEQLEQDNREQEPQDLEEQKY